Proteins from one Thermobifida alba genomic window:
- a CDS encoding pyrimidine reductase family protein — protein MRVLLNEVAPATAGPGREVDGPELAELYAYPEEAARRPWVRANFVTTLDGAVTGDDGRSGSINTGADRAVFSLLRALSDVIVAGAGTVRTEEYRRARTAPRWRWVRRADQAPHPVVAVVSRSARLPSSLLEPCADAGGVLLLTCRAADSEALEQARAGLGEEQVVVVDGDGVAPADVLRVLADRGLRRVLCEGGPHLLHDLAAADLLDELCLTLAPRLVAGDRLRLLAGRPIEQTFVPRLLVEADGTLAGRWLRGAFRAG, from the coding sequence GTGCGAGTCCTGCTCAACGAGGTGGCCCCCGCCACCGCCGGGCCGGGCCGGGAGGTCGACGGGCCGGAACTGGCGGAGCTGTACGCCTACCCGGAGGAGGCCGCGCGGCGGCCGTGGGTGCGCGCGAACTTCGTGACGACCCTGGACGGCGCGGTCACCGGCGACGACGGCAGGTCCGGGTCGATCAACACCGGCGCCGACCGCGCGGTCTTCTCGCTGCTGCGGGCCCTGTCCGACGTCATCGTCGCGGGCGCGGGAACCGTGCGGACCGAGGAGTACCGGCGGGCCAGGACCGCGCCGCGGTGGCGCTGGGTGCGCCGCGCCGACCAGGCGCCGCACCCCGTGGTCGCGGTGGTCAGCCGCTCCGCGCGGCTGCCGTCCTCGCTCCTGGAGCCCTGCGCCGACGCGGGCGGGGTCCTGCTGCTCACCTGCCGCGCCGCCGACTCCGAGGCGCTGGAGCAGGCCCGGGCCGGGCTGGGCGAGGAGCAGGTCGTCGTGGTCGACGGGGACGGGGTCGCCCCCGCCGACGTGCTGCGGGTGCTCGCCGACCGGGGACTGCGCCGCGTCCTGTGCGAGGGCGGCCCGCACCTGCTGCACGACCTGGCCGCGGCCGACCTCCTGGACGAGCTGTGCCTGACCCTCGCCCCCCGCCTCGTCGCGGGCGACCGGCTGCGGCTGCTGGCCGGTCGCCCGATAGAACAGACGTTTGTTCCCCGGCTGCTGGTGGAGGCGGACGGCACCCTGGCCGGACGCTGGCTGCGGGGGGCGTTCCGGGCGGGGTAG
- a CDS encoding sensor histidine kinase, with translation MTTTGRTTTGTTTGTTMTTDPPEEGRRFRMPARVRIMAWVVLLMAAVLTLVNLVVWQTLETRVSERVDQALDQEMAEFEEFAAAGVDPRTGAGFTDLDNLFRVHLGRQYPDRNEIIFGHVDEVPDATVPTGRVRQGQEPLFDVSADPATLGAVLASPSGRGTVDTPEGELRWAKLRVGPPAGSDVPAGWFVVGYFVDADRADMHRFLRLLLLVSAAGLVLAGSAAWWVAGRILAPVRLVRQTAAQITEEDLTRRIDVTGNDDIAALAEQFNAMLDRLEEAFSTQRRFVDDASHELRTPITIVRGHLELMGDDPEERREVVRLVTDELDRMARIVEDLLLLAKAQRPDFLHCDEVSLAELTSDIDAKVRALGDRDWRLDEVGEGTVRLDPQRVTQAVVQLASNAVRHSGPGDTIVLGSALTERDGRRTALLWVRDFGPGIAPEDRERIFDRFARAGSARGDRPGAGLGLAIVRAIAEAHHGTVRLDSAVGRGSTFTLVLPVDERSTGPWDAS, from the coding sequence ATGACGACGACTGGGAGGACGACGACGGGGACGACGACTGGGACGACGATGACGACTGATCCCCCCGAGGAGGGCCGCCGGTTCCGGATGCCCGCCAGGGTGCGGATCATGGCGTGGGTCGTCCTGCTCATGGCCGCCGTGCTGACGCTGGTGAACCTCGTCGTGTGGCAGACCCTGGAGACCAGGGTCAGCGAACGGGTCGACCAGGCTCTCGACCAGGAGATGGCGGAGTTCGAGGAGTTCGCCGCCGCCGGGGTGGACCCCCGCACCGGGGCGGGCTTCACCGATCTGGACAACCTGTTCCGGGTCCACCTGGGCCGCCAGTACCCCGACCGCAACGAGATCATCTTCGGCCACGTCGACGAGGTCCCCGACGCCACCGTGCCCACCGGCCGCGTCCGCCAGGGACAGGAACCGCTGTTCGACGTCTCCGCCGACCCCGCCACCCTGGGGGCGGTCCTCGCCTCGCCCAGCGGCCGGGGAACGGTCGACACCCCCGAGGGCGAACTGCGCTGGGCCAAACTCCGGGTCGGCCCCCCGGCCGGCTCGGACGTGCCGGCCGGCTGGTTCGTCGTCGGCTACTTCGTCGACGCCGACCGCGCCGACATGCACCGCTTCCTGCGCCTGCTGCTGCTGGTCAGCGCGGCCGGACTGGTGCTGGCCGGAAGCGCCGCCTGGTGGGTGGCCGGACGCATCCTGGCCCCCGTCCGCCTGGTGCGCCAGACCGCGGCGCAGATCACCGAGGAGGACCTCACCCGCCGCATCGACGTCACCGGCAACGACGACATCGCCGCGCTCGCCGAGCAGTTCAACGCCATGCTCGACCGGTTGGAGGAGGCGTTCTCCACCCAGCGCCGCTTCGTCGACGACGCCAGCCACGAACTGCGCACCCCCATCACCATCGTGCGCGGCCACCTGGAGCTGATGGGCGACGACCCGGAGGAGCGCCGCGAGGTGGTGCGCCTGGTCACCGACGAACTGGACCGCATGGCGCGCATCGTGGAGGACCTGCTGCTGCTCGCCAAGGCGCAGCGCCCCGACTTCCTGCACTGCGACGAGGTGTCGCTGGCGGAGCTGACCAGCGACATCGACGCCAAGGTGCGGGCCCTGGGGGACCGCGACTGGCGGCTCGACGAGGTCGGGGAGGGCACCGTGCGGCTGGACCCGCAGCGCGTCACCCAGGCCGTGGTGCAGCTGGCCAGCAACGCGGTGCGGCACAGCGGCCCGGGGGACACCATCGTCCTCGGCTCGGCCCTGACCGAGCGGGACGGCCGGCGCACCGCACTGCTGTGGGTGCGCGACTTCGGTCCCGGGATCGCCCCCGAGGACCGGGAACGGATCTTCGACCGGTTCGCCCGGGCCGGGAGCGCCCGCGGCGACCGTCCCGGCGCGGGGCTGGGACTGGCCATCGTGCGGGCCATCGCCGAAGCCCACCACGGCACCGTGCGGCTGGACTCGGCGGTGGGGCGCGGCTCGACGTTCACACTCGTGCTGCCCGTGGACGAAAGGAGTACGGGACCGTGGGACGCATCCTGA
- a CDS encoding response regulator transcription factor: MGRILIAEDEERIASFVRKGLSANGFTSTVVDSAGAAVDYALTGDFDLMVLDLGLPDADGFTVLRRLREEGCRLPILILTARDGVHDTVTGLEAGADDYMTKPFRFEELLARIRLRMRSGHSAESTVLRAGDLALDLRTRRASTPEATVDLTAREFALLELFLRHHGQVLSRQQILSHVWGYDYDPGSNVVDVFIRALRKKIGAHRIETVRGMGYRLDG; encoded by the coding sequence GTGGGACGCATCCTGATCGCCGAGGACGAGGAGCGCATCGCGTCGTTCGTCCGCAAGGGGCTGAGCGCCAACGGGTTCACCAGCACCGTGGTGGACAGCGCGGGCGCGGCCGTCGACTACGCCCTGACCGGCGACTTCGACCTGATGGTCCTCGACCTGGGACTGCCCGACGCCGACGGGTTCACGGTGCTGCGGCGGCTGCGGGAGGAGGGCTGCCGACTGCCGATCCTCATCCTGACCGCCCGCGACGGGGTGCACGACACCGTCACCGGCCTGGAGGCGGGCGCCGACGACTACATGACCAAGCCGTTCCGCTTCGAGGAACTGCTGGCCCGCATCCGGCTGCGGATGCGCTCCGGGCACAGCGCGGAGTCGACGGTGCTGCGCGCCGGCGACCTCGCCCTGGACCTGCGCACCCGCCGCGCCTCCACCCCGGAGGCCACCGTCGACCTGACCGCCCGCGAGTTCGCCCTGCTGGAACTGTTCCTGCGCCACCACGGCCAGGTGCTCTCCCGCCAGCAGATCCTCTCCCACGTGTGGGGCTACGACTACGACCCCGGTTCCAACGTGGTCGACGTCTTCATCCGGGCGCTGCGCAAGAAGATCGGCGCGCACCGGATCGAGACGGTCCGGGGCATGGGGTACCGGCTGGACGGATGA
- a CDS encoding DUF4956 domain-containing protein, translated as MNIWFALAVDLVAVALLGHFLYFRRHGRRDLLFAYVALNVGVFAAMAVMVTAGVELAVGFGLFGVLSIIRLRSDSVTQTEVAYYFTAIALGLVNSAARDTPVLLVGLNVVLLAVAFVADHPRLMARTRRQTVTLDVVHRNPEMLRADLETRLGGRVSAMTVLEVDYVRDLMVVDVRFRESAEAVRTAHGTAGVGR; from the coding sequence ATGAACATCTGGTTTGCGCTCGCTGTCGACCTGGTGGCCGTCGCCCTTCTGGGCCACTTCCTCTACTTCCGCCGGCACGGTCGCCGTGACCTGCTGTTCGCCTACGTCGCGTTGAACGTCGGGGTGTTCGCGGCCATGGCGGTGATGGTGACGGCCGGCGTCGAGCTCGCGGTGGGCTTCGGCCTGTTCGGGGTGCTGTCGATCATCCGGCTGCGGTCGGACTCCGTCACCCAGACCGAGGTCGCCTACTACTTCACCGCGATCGCGCTGGGCCTGGTGAACTCGGCGGCCCGGGACACGCCCGTCCTGCTGGTGGGCCTCAACGTGGTGCTGCTGGCCGTGGCGTTCGTCGCCGACCATCCCCGGCTGATGGCGCGCACCCGCCGGCAGACGGTCACCCTGGACGTGGTGCACCGCAACCCGGAGATGCTCCGCGCCGACCTGGAGACCCGGCTGGGCGGCAGGGTCAGCGCGATGACCGTGCTGGAGGTGGACTACGTCCGCGACCTCATGGTCGTCGACGTGCGGTTCCGCGAGAGCGCCGAGGCGGTGCGGACCGCGCACGGCACCGCGGGGGTGGGGCGGTGA
- a CDS encoding polyphosphate polymerase domain-containing protein has protein sequence MTALAEAAALRPLSLAEVNALASLTLRSCRKYVVPAGLLPVLLEHMERDFGVLCEGGRTAFRYSSAYLDTPDLLTFRQHRQQRRRRFKIRTRSYLDSDLTMLEAKLKGARGVTDKRRTPHDGRPGELTPAGAAFLRDVLDEYGAAPPRPLRVAAVTDYRRTTLVELSGTERITCDTGLVCRHAGQVATMREDLVLLEVKTRHGMTGTERLLHRHGVRPVGFSKYAAAVAVVNPGMGANRWSRVLRRCFDG, from the coding sequence GTGACCGCGCTGGCCGAGGCGGCCGCGCTGCGGCCGCTGTCCCTGGCGGAGGTCAACGCCCTGGCGTCGCTGACCCTGCGCTCCTGCCGCAAGTACGTCGTCCCCGCCGGGCTGCTGCCGGTCCTGCTGGAGCACATGGAGCGCGACTTCGGGGTGCTGTGCGAGGGCGGGCGCACCGCGTTCCGCTACTCCTCCGCCTACCTGGACACCCCCGACCTGCTGACCTTCCGCCAGCACCGGCAGCAGCGGCGGCGCCGCTTCAAGATCCGCACCCGCAGCTACCTGGACTCGGACCTGACCATGCTGGAGGCCAAGCTGAAGGGCGCGCGGGGGGTCACGGACAAGCGCCGCACCCCCCACGACGGGCGTCCCGGCGAGCTGACGCCCGCCGGGGCGGCGTTCCTGCGCGACGTCCTGGACGAGTACGGTGCCGCGCCGCCGCGGCCGCTGCGGGTCGCGGCGGTGACCGACTACCGGCGCACCACGCTGGTGGAACTCTCCGGGACCGAGCGGATCACCTGCGACACCGGCCTGGTGTGCCGGCACGCCGGGCAGGTGGCGACGATGCGGGAGGACCTGGTGCTGCTGGAGGTCAAGACCCGGCACGGGATGACCGGCACGGAGCGGCTGCTGCACCGCCACGGGGTGCGTCCGGTGGGCTTCAGCAAGTACGCGGCGGCGGTGGCCGTGGTCAATCCGGGGATGGGCGCGAACCGGTGGAGCCGGGTGCTGCGCCGCTGCTTCGACGGGTGA
- a CDS encoding RNA polymerase sigma factor SigF, with product MTTNSTTARRRSPAQRRGGSVRPPAHHSRSTGQAERLLAALAANQGDGQACARIRDELVRLYTPLIRREARRYRNRGEPMDDLYQVGMLGLMKAIKGFDPSYGKPFVAYLLPMVTGELKRHFRDTTWAVRVPRVHQERRSELNRVIAEFTQKHGRTPTTREIAEALELDLEAAIELIDASSAYSALSLDMPFGEADDESALGDTLGSADVDLENVVDRTSLKDALDRLPERERRVILLRFFGNKTQSEIAADVGLSQMHVSRLLSQTLRQLRRELLS from the coding sequence ATGACCACCAACAGCACGACGGCGCGCCGCCGCAGCCCAGCCCAGCGTCGCGGCGGGTCGGTCCGACCCCCCGCGCACCACTCGCGCAGCACCGGGCAGGCGGAGCGGCTGCTGGCCGCGCTGGCCGCCAACCAGGGGGACGGGCAAGCCTGCGCGCGGATCCGTGACGAACTGGTACGGCTGTACACGCCCCTGATCCGCCGTGAGGCGCGCCGCTACCGCAACCGGGGCGAGCCCATGGACGACCTCTACCAGGTCGGCATGCTGGGCCTGATGAAGGCCATCAAGGGCTTCGACCCGTCGTACGGCAAACCCTTCGTCGCCTACCTGCTGCCGATGGTCACCGGAGAGCTCAAACGGCACTTCCGGGACACCACCTGGGCGGTCCGGGTGCCGCGCGTCCACCAGGAGCGGCGCAGTGAACTCAACCGGGTGATCGCCGAGTTCACCCAGAAGCACGGACGCACGCCCACCACCCGGGAGATCGCCGAAGCGCTGGAGCTGGACCTGGAGGCCGCCATCGAACTCATCGACGCCTCCTCCGCCTACAGCGCGCTCTCCCTGGACATGCCCTTCGGCGAGGCCGACGACGAGTCCGCCCTGGGCGACACCCTGGGGTCCGCCGACGTCGACCTGGAGAACGTGGTCGACCGCACCTCGCTCAAGGACGCCCTGGACCGCCTGCCCGAACGGGAGCGCCGGGTGATCCTGCTGCGGTTCTTCGGCAACAAGACCCAGAGCGAGATCGCGGCCGACGTGGGACTGTCCCAGATGCACGTCTCCCGTCTGCTCTCGCAGACGCTTCGCCAGCTCCGCCGCGAACTGCTCTCCTGA
- a CDS encoding alpha/beta fold hydrolase gives MSELPGPVAEAITRRPVRGSTRVADCDIAWLSWGEPGRQPLVLVHGGAAHAWWWSFTAPLLADTHHVVALDLSGHGDSGRREKYRFALWAAEALAVAHSLPSEAKPVLVGHSMGGMVTMFAAQQPDADLAAAIAIDAPLHTSTSRSRRTYGRSRWYRTREEAVARFRPLPQQPTAEPSLVRHVAEHSVTAAPEGWTFKFDPRVFADGQPDRPADLGADMARVRCPFGAVVAERGVVPPPDRERLAEFARGGPNRPPSSYIEIPGGYHHLMFDRPLELVDAVRQLVAAVVPGTAGAG, from the coding sequence ATGTCGGAGCTTCCAGGACCGGTGGCCGAAGCGATCACGCGCAGACCCGTCAGGGGGAGCACCCGGGTGGCGGACTGCGACATCGCCTGGTTGTCCTGGGGGGAGCCCGGCAGGCAGCCGCTGGTCCTCGTGCACGGCGGCGCCGCCCACGCGTGGTGGTGGAGCTTCACCGCCCCGCTGCTCGCCGACACCCACCACGTGGTCGCCCTCGACCTGTCCGGCCACGGTGACAGCGGCCGCCGCGAGAAGTACCGCTTCGCCCTGTGGGCCGCCGAGGCGCTGGCCGTGGCGCACTCCCTGCCCTCCGAGGCCAAACCGGTCCTCGTCGGGCACTCGATGGGCGGGATGGTGACGATGTTCGCCGCCCAGCAGCCCGACGCCGACCTCGCCGCGGCGATCGCGATCGACGCGCCGCTGCACACCTCCACCAGCAGGAGCCGCCGCACCTACGGCCGGAGCCGGTGGTACCGCACCCGGGAGGAGGCGGTCGCGCGGTTCCGGCCGCTGCCGCAGCAGCCGACGGCCGAGCCGAGTCTGGTCCGGCACGTCGCCGAGCACAGCGTCACCGCCGCCCCCGAGGGGTGGACCTTCAAGTTCGACCCGCGGGTGTTCGCCGACGGGCAGCCCGACCGCCCCGCCGACCTCGGCGCGGACATGGCGCGGGTGCGCTGCCCGTTCGGGGCGGTCGTCGCCGAGCGGGGCGTCGTCCCCCCACCGGACCGGGAGCGGCTGGCGGAGTTCGCCAGGGGCGGCCCGAACCGGCCCCCCTCCTCCTACATCGAGATCCCCGGCGGCTACCACCACCTGATGTTCGACCGCCCCCTGGAACTGGTCGACGCGGTCAGGCAGCTGGTCGCGGCCGTGGTCCCCGGCACGGCCGGGGCGGGGTAG
- a CDS encoding sulfotransferase: protein MRQPPHILVVNGTKIRRPVFVLGAPHSGVGLIARALRRVPGFHLGGGHPSVLDAVHAVARQPSMVHTRESGTAVLLRDALAESWTLTPATCVRCRGVPVPLREAVEPCRHAAEAHRYGDAGPDLLYSATALARAFGDAVFIQVIRDGRDVVADMLDDEHQLAWFRPGVANLDEEFPHPFFGVETEEEREEYPNLSLAGKCALRWRSAVRLSARLRAELSADRLMTVRYEEIPGKEIETARRLSEFVDARVSAVELVNTGDDGTGSWRTRLDSQQRADVLNAARPELGRLGYL from the coding sequence ATGAGACAACCGCCGCACATCCTCGTGGTCAACGGGACAAAGATCCGCCGTCCCGTCTTCGTGCTGGGCGCCCCCCACTCGGGGGTCGGCCTCATCGCCCGCGCGCTGCGCCGCGTTCCCGGGTTCCACCTGGGCGGCGGCCATCCCAGCGTGCTGGACGCGGTGCACGCCGTGGCCCGGCAGCCGTCAATGGTGCACACCAGGGAGTCGGGGACGGCGGTGCTGCTGCGGGACGCCCTGGCCGAGTCGTGGACGCTCACCCCCGCCACCTGTGTGCGCTGCCGCGGGGTGCCGGTGCCGCTGCGCGAGGCGGTGGAGCCGTGCCGGCACGCGGCGGAGGCCCACCGCTACGGGGACGCCGGACCGGACCTGCTCTACAGCGCCACCGCGCTCGCGCGGGCCTTCGGTGACGCCGTGTTCATCCAGGTCATCCGGGACGGGCGGGACGTGGTGGCGGACATGCTCGACGACGAGCACCAGCTCGCCTGGTTCCGGCCCGGCGTGGCCAACCTGGACGAGGAGTTCCCCCACCCGTTCTTCGGGGTGGAGACGGAGGAGGAGCGGGAGGAGTACCCGAACCTGTCGCTGGCGGGCAAGTGCGCGCTGCGCTGGCGCAGCGCGGTGCGACTGTCGGCGCGGCTGCGCGCCGAGCTGTCCGCGGACCGGTTGATGACGGTGCGCTACGAGGAGATCCCCGGCAAGGAGATCGAGACCGCCCGGCGGCTGTCGGAGTTCGTGGACGCGCGGGTGTCGGCGGTGGAGCTGGTGAACACCGGGGACGACGGGACCGGGTCGTGGCGGACCCGGCTGGACTCCCAGCAGCGCGCCGACGTGCTGAACGCGGCCCGCCCGGAGCTGGGCCGGCTCGGATACCTCTGA
- a CDS encoding SIR2 family NAD-dependent protein deacylase, which translates to MAATANITDVATWLADARATVLTGAGVSTASGIPDFRGPQGLWTRNPAAAAMFDIDIYRSDVNVRREVWQMRRDHPAFTAEPNAAHRALVDLDRTGRLRAVVTQNIDGLHQKAGMDPDRVIEVHGTLHEVECLACGRRTPTPEVLARLAEESDPHCLACGGIQKAATISFGQRLDAAVLDAAVAAAEDCDLFVAVGTSLTVHPVAGLCDVALRSGARLVVVNAEPTPYDEAADAVLRDPVETVLPELVKLAAGAD; encoded by the coding sequence GTGGCCGCCACCGCGAACATCACCGACGTCGCAACCTGGCTCGCCGACGCGCGGGCGACGGTGCTCACCGGAGCGGGCGTCTCCACCGCCTCGGGCATCCCCGACTTCCGGGGACCGCAGGGCCTGTGGACGCGGAACCCGGCCGCCGCCGCCATGTTCGACATCGACATCTACCGCTCCGACGTCAACGTGCGGCGCGAGGTGTGGCAGATGCGCCGCGACCACCCCGCGTTCACCGCCGAACCCAACGCCGCCCACCGGGCCCTGGTCGACCTGGACCGCACCGGGCGGCTGCGCGCCGTCGTCACCCAGAACATCGACGGCCTGCACCAGAAAGCCGGAATGGACCCCGACCGCGTCATCGAGGTGCACGGCACCCTCCACGAGGTGGAGTGCCTGGCCTGCGGGCGGCGCACCCCCACCCCCGAGGTGCTGGCCCGCCTGGCGGAGGAGTCCGACCCGCACTGCCTGGCCTGCGGCGGCATCCAGAAGGCCGCCACGATCTCCTTCGGCCAGCGCCTCGACGCCGCCGTCCTGGACGCCGCCGTCGCCGCGGCCGAGGACTGCGACCTGTTCGTGGCGGTCGGCACCTCCCTGACGGTGCACCCGGTGGCGGGGCTGTGCGACGTCGCCCTGCGCAGCGGCGCGCGGCTGGTCGTCGTCAACGCCGAACCCACCCCCTACGACGAGGCCGCCGACGCCGTCCTCCGCGACCCCGTCGAGACCGTCCTGCCGGAACTGGTGAAACTGGCCGCCGGGGCGGACTGA
- a CDS encoding AAA family ATPase: protein MALREPVRYCDAIRLLGADDPDVVDLIDRLVADEATDLLAARTDLVGFAHQALNRLDRESHLLSRVERTRFIAAAHSVVVVTAFFESLDDTELPFRLDNGLDDAAAGVADRKRLGEFVALLVASAPPLPRPQRSAADGRTRVRRFYLRRCKQLPSVLRGMPLWEELDRSQREAITDRLGASLADRCVRRYEELRDKLAAGFPEFGAWAALSTARFRPSATDVPMGLSRLQHRLQSISTGRVPSAVRGALARAHRERLALPSTAQTGGTHVPPLSISYVNPCFRVTEITAQTRPHDVEWWREHTEVRDDLAEFLLGHITSPRALTHPLVVLGPAGSGKSALASVLAARLPESDFTAVRVSGRNLPADAGAQALADRFDQALAASGGGNCEALPVLILDGVEELTTRSPTSRSELLAALARFQQERAAGPDPVAIVLTCRDSTAARLRFPLDSVAVRLEDFTKPQLATWLSIWNRVNSSYFHHHGVASLDWETLEAHFPLARRPLPLLMLAVYDGVGNALRRLQAPLRETALYERWLRMLTDAADRADPASTGRPPEAESDPAVRSGRIEQALLTASLLALSLFHRGGAAVDPATVAADRDELVRWPSHYARPLDPLRLPCVHRTDALEGAPSGLAFTDPVLGDYLVARLIAEELAELAEARIRELRSIRPAPLDDSFLYALLSFTPLSVSGEVPRFLAERLRLLAPHVRDELRLALADLLREAGRHRREAHYGGYRPVDLGAAPRDAVYTANLMLVLVAVHGGAVPLRELFGADAAVRWRSLAHLWRSQLPPEQWTSLTDTLRVRDDGRGGLVVHPCDGGPPDDDPGAQTDLGEVARDAALLADCGTQRLLHSLSPLIRLFGGDVTARVDGGVSDAYAVLALAFGSAELADEDLVACYERAFALADVLGSDERLRFTVFLLRQLRGHAHRLGARLVPLTARYVRPIGVARSARAAVRRLAEEHNGHVAAIRDVLAGRW from the coding sequence GTGGCATTGCGCGAACCCGTCCGGTACTGCGACGCGATCCGGCTCCTCGGCGCCGACGACCCGGACGTGGTCGACCTGATCGACCGGTTGGTCGCGGACGAGGCCACCGACCTGCTCGCCGCCCGCACCGACCTGGTGGGGTTCGCCCACCAGGCCCTCAACCGGCTGGACCGGGAGTCCCACCTGCTCAGCCGGGTGGAGCGCACCCGGTTCATCGCCGCCGCGCACAGCGTCGTCGTCGTCACCGCGTTCTTCGAGTCGCTGGACGACACCGAACTGCCGTTCCGGCTGGACAACGGGCTGGACGACGCGGCGGCGGGGGTGGCCGACCGCAAACGGCTCGGCGAGTTCGTGGCGCTGCTGGTGGCGTCCGCGCCGCCGCTGCCCCGCCCGCAGCGCTCCGCCGCCGACGGGCGCACCCGGGTCCGCCGCTTCTACCTGCGCCGCTGCAAGCAGCTGCCGTCGGTGCTGCGCGGCATGCCGCTGTGGGAGGAGCTGGACCGGTCGCAGCGCGAGGCGATCACCGACCGGCTCGGCGCCTCGCTCGCCGACCGCTGCGTGCGCCGCTACGAGGAGCTGCGCGACAAGCTCGCCGCGGGCTTCCCCGAGTTCGGGGCGTGGGCGGCGCTGTCGACGGCGCGGTTCCGGCCGTCGGCGACGGACGTCCCGATGGGGCTGTCCCGGTTGCAGCACCGGCTGCAGTCGATCAGCACGGGCCGGGTGCCCAGCGCGGTGCGCGGCGCGCTGGCCCGCGCCCACCGGGAGCGGCTGGCGCTGCCGTCCACCGCGCAGACCGGCGGCACGCACGTCCCGCCGCTGTCCATCTCCTACGTCAACCCGTGCTTCCGGGTCACCGAGATCACCGCGCAGACGCGGCCGCACGACGTCGAGTGGTGGCGTGAGCACACCGAGGTCCGCGACGACCTGGCCGAGTTCCTGCTCGGCCACATCACCTCGCCGCGCGCGCTGACCCACCCCCTGGTGGTGCTGGGGCCCGCCGGGTCGGGCAAGTCGGCGCTGGCGTCGGTGCTGGCCGCGCGGCTGCCGGAGAGCGACTTCACGGCGGTGCGGGTCAGCGGCCGCAACCTGCCCGCCGACGCCGGCGCCCAGGCGCTGGCCGACCGGTTCGACCAGGCGCTGGCGGCCTCCGGCGGCGGCAACTGCGAGGCGCTGCCGGTGCTGATCCTGGACGGGGTCGAGGAGCTGACCACCCGTTCGCCGACCTCGCGCAGCGAGCTGCTGGCCGCCCTGGCCCGCTTCCAGCAGGAGCGCGCTGCGGGCCCCGACCCGGTGGCGATCGTGCTGACCTGCCGGGACTCCACGGCGGCCCGGTTGCGCTTCCCCCTCGACAGCGTGGCGGTGCGCCTGGAGGACTTCACCAAACCCCAGCTCGCGACGTGGCTGTCCATCTGGAACCGGGTCAACTCCAGCTACTTCCACCACCACGGGGTGGCCTCGCTGGACTGGGAGACGCTGGAGGCGCACTTCCCGCTGGCGCGGCGCCCCCTGCCGCTGCTGATGCTGGCGGTCTACGACGGCGTGGGCAACGCGCTGCGCCGGCTGCAGGCGCCGCTGCGGGAGACCGCGCTGTACGAGCGGTGGCTGCGGATGCTCACCGACGCCGCCGACCGGGCCGACCCGGCGAGTACGGGACGGCCCCCCGAGGCCGAGAGCGATCCCGCGGTCCGGTCGGGGCGGATCGAGCAGGCGCTGCTGACCGCGTCCCTGCTGGCACTGTCGCTGTTCCACCGCGGCGGCGCGGCGGTGGACCCCGCGACGGTGGCGGCCGACCGCGACGAGCTGGTGCGCTGGCCGTCGCACTACGCCCGCCCGCTGGACCCGCTGCGGCTGCCGTGCGTGCACCGCACCGACGCGTTGGAGGGCGCGCCGTCCGGTCTAGCGTTCACCGACCCGGTGCTCGGCGACTACCTGGTGGCGCGGCTCATCGCCGAGGAGCTCGCGGAGCTCGCCGAGGCGCGGATCCGGGAGCTGCGGTCGATCCGCCCGGCGCCGCTGGACGACTCGTTCCTGTACGCGCTGCTGTCGTTCACCCCGCTGTCGGTCTCCGGGGAGGTGCCGCGGTTCCTCGCCGAGCGGCTGCGGCTGCTGGCCCCGCACGTGCGCGACGAGCTGCGGCTGGCCCTGGCCGACCTGCTGCGGGAGGCGGGACGGCACCGCCGGGAGGCGCACTACGGCGGCTACCGGCCGGTGGACCTGGGGGCGGCGCCCCGCGACGCCGTCTACACCGCGAACCTGATGCTGGTGCTGGTGGCGGTGCACGGCGGCGCGGTGCCGCTGCGCGAGCTGTTCGGCGCGGACGCGGCGGTGCGGTGGCGGTCGCTGGCGCACCTGTGGCGCTCCCAGCTGCCCCCGGAGCAGTGGACGAGCCTGACGGACACGCTGCGGGTCCGCGACGACGGCCGCGGCGGCCTGGTGGTGCACCCGTGCGACGGGGGTCCTCCCGACGACGATCCGGGGGCGCAGACCGACCTGGGCGAGGTCGCGCGGGACGCGGCGCTGCTGGCCGACTGCGGTACGCAGCGGCTGCTGCACTCACTGTCCCCGCTGATCCGGTTGTTCGGCGGGGACGTGACGGCCCGCGTCGACGGCGGTGTCTCCGACGCGTACGCCGTGCTGGCGTTGGCCTTCGGCTCCGCGGAGCTGGCCGACGAGGACCTGGTGGCCTGCTACGAGCGGGCCTTCGCGCTGGCCGACGTGCTGGGTTCGGACGAGCGGCTGCGGTTCACCGTGTTCCTGCTGCGGCAGCTGCGGGGGCACGCGCACCGGTTGGGGGCGCGGCTGGTGCCGCTGACCGCGCGGTACGTGCGTCCGATCGGCGTGGCCCGGAGCGCGCGGGCCGCGGTGCGCCGGCTGGCCGAGGAGCACAACGGGCACGTGGCGGCGATCCGCGACGTGCTCGCGGGCCGCTGGTGA